From a single Lolium rigidum isolate FL_2022 chromosome 7, APGP_CSIRO_Lrig_0.1, whole genome shotgun sequence genomic region:
- the LOC124674095 gene encoding cullin-3B-like, translating to MNSQRKRIPKIEPFKHRVEVDPKFFDKSWKKLDDAIREIYNHNASGLSFEELYRTAYNLVLNKHGGKLYDKLTENLKGHLKEMGKLVEAAQGGLFLEDLQRRWADHIKASQMIRDILMYMDRTFIPTSKKTAVFELGLELWRDIVVRSPKIQGRLLDTLLELIHRERMGEIINRGLMRNTTKMLMELGSSVYKDEFERPFLEASASFYSGESQQFIECCDCGEYLKKAERRLAEELERVTQYMDSKTADKIANVVDKEMLSNHMQRLILMENSGLVNMLIDDKHEDLTRMYDLFKRVPDGHSTIRSVMTNHVKETGKTLVTDPERLRDPVDFVQRLLNEKDKYDEIVSVSFSNDKAFQNALNSSFEYFINLNNRSPEFISLYIDDKLRKGVKGANEEDIETVLDKVMMLFRYLQEKDVFEKYYKQHLAKRLLSGKTSSDEAERSMLVKLKTECGYQFTSKLEGMFTDMKTSHDTMQSFHAALSGNTDGPTISVQILTTGSWPTQPCATCNLPPEILDICEKFRAYYLGTHNGRRLTWQTNMGNTDIKATFGSRKHELNVSTYQMCVLMLFNSDDGLTYKDIEQATAIPHVDLKRCLQSLACVKGKNVLRKEPMSKDISESDTFFFNDKFTSKLVKVKIGTVVAQKETEPEKQETRHRVEEDRKPQVEAAIVRIMKSRRVLDHNSVVTEVTKQLQSRFLPNPVVIKKRIESLIEREFLERDKTDRKLYRYLA from the exons ATGAACTCCCAGAGGAAGCGGATCCCCAAGATCGAGCCCTTCAAGCACCGCGTGGAGGTCGACCCCAAGTTCTTCGACAAGTCCTGGAAGAAGCTCGATGACGCCATCCGCGAGATTTACAACCACAACGCCAGCGGCCTCTCCTTCGAGGAGCTCTACAG GACTGCTTATAACTTGGTTCTTAACAAGCATGGTGGGAAGCTTTATGATAAACTGACAGAGAACTTGAAAGGACACCTCAAAGAAATGGGAAAATTAGTAGAGGCTGCCCAAGGTGGTCTGTTCCTGGAGGACCTACAGAGAAGATGGGCTGATCATATCAAGGCATCGCAAATGATCagagatatactcatgtatatgGATAGAACATTTATTCCGACTAGCAAAAAGACAGCTGTGTTTGAACTTGGTCTGGAATTATGGAGAGATATCGTTGTCCGCTCTCCCAAAATTCAAGGGAGATTGCTTGACACGCTTCTTGAACTCATTCATAGAGAGAGGATGGGTGAGATAATAAACAGAGGTTTGATGAGGAATACAACCAAAATGCTGATGGAGCTAGGGTCTTCTGTCTATAAGGATGAGTTTGAGAGGCCATTCCTTGAGGCATCTGCAAGTTTCTATAGTGGTGAGTCACAGCAGTTCATTGAGTGTTGCGACTGTGGTGAGTATCTCAAGAAGGCTGAAAGGCGTCTCGCTGAGGAACTGGAACGTGTGACACAGTATATGGATTCCAAAACTGCAGACAAAATAGCTAATGTTGTGGATAAAGAGATGCTCTCAAATCACATGCAGAGGTTGATTCTTATGGAGAACTCTGGTCTTGTGAATATGCTCATTGATGACAAACATGAGGACCTAACCAGGATGTACGACTTGTTTAAGCGTGTTCCTGATGGGCACTCAACAATTAGATCTGTCATGACTAATCATGTTAAGGAGACAGGAAAAACTTTAGTGACTGACCCAGAGAGATTAAGGGACCCTGTTGATTTCGTCCAGCGTCTTCTAAATGAGAAGGACAAGTATGATGAGATTGTCAGTGTTTCATTCAGCAATGACAAGGCTTTCCAAAATGCTCTGAATTCCTCATTTGAGTATTTCATCAACTTAAACAACCGCTCTCCTGAATTCATATCATTGTATATTGATGACAAGCTTCGGAAAGGTGTTAAAGGAGCCAATGAAGAGGATATTGAGACAGTACTTGACAAGGTTATGATGCTCTTCAGGTACTTGCAGGAGAAAGATGTTTTTGAGAAGTATTACAAGCAACACTTGGCAAAACGTCTTCTGTCTGGGAAAACTTCTTCTGATGAAGCTGAGAGGAGTATGCTTGTGAAGCTGAAGACAGAATGTGGCTACCAGTTTACTTCAAAATTGGAAGGCATGTTCACTGATATGAAGACATCTCACGATACTATGCAAAGTTTCCATGCCGCTCTCTCTGGTAATACTGATGGCCCAACAATATCTGTCCAGATACTCACCACTGGGTCTTGGCCAACACAACCATGTGCTACCTGCAATCTTCCACCTGAGATCCTTGATATATGTGAGAAGTTCAGGGCTTACTACCTTGGCACTCACAATGGCAGGAGATTGACTTGGCAGACGAATATGGGGAACACGGACATTAAAGCAACATTTGGAAGCCGCAAACATGAGCTCAATGTCTCAACTTACCAGATGTGTGTCCTGATGCTATTTAACTCGGATGATGGTTTGACATACAAGGATATTGAGCAGGCGACAGCTATACCTCATGTTGATCTGAAGCGCTGCCTCCAGTCTCTTGCTTGTGTGAAGGGCAAGAATGTGCTGCGCAAGGAACCCATGAGCAAGGATATATCTGAGAGCGACACTTTCTTCTTCAATGATAAGTTCACTAGCAAGTTGGTCAAGGTGAAGATTGGCACGGTGGTTGCACAGAAGGAAACGGAACCAGAGAAGCAGGAGACCCGCCACAGAGTCGAGGAAGACCGAAAGCCCCAGGTAGAGGCTGCCATCGTCAGGATCATGAAGTCCAGAAGAGTCCTTGACCACAACAGCGTAGTCACCGAGGTGACGAAGCAGCTCCAGTCGCGCTTCCTGCCGAATCCTGTGGTGATAAAGAAGAGAATTGAGTCCCTGATTGAGCGTGAGTTCCTTGAGAGGGACAAGACAGATAGGAAGCTGTACCGCTATCTTGC